The following are encoded together in the Desulfococcus multivorans genome:
- a CDS encoding acyltransferase, which translates to MTNTLFADFKGVASLCCYALNTLFWVIPIFFTAFLKWAVPQAAFRKGCDHILNACANSWIALNNLNQKIFADISLQVFGMENLRAQSWYLVVSNHQTWIDILILQRIFHRRIPFLKFFLKKELFWFPVMGLAWWALDFPFMKRYTQSFLEKHPHLKGRDLAVTRKACEKFKTIPVSVMNFVEGTRFTTRKHEQQKSPYCNLLKPRAGGIAFVIGAMGECLDSLIDVTIAYPDGARSFWDFVCGKVTDVRIHVRTLTITPEMRGDYFNDESYQKAFQTWVNALWAQKDLCIEELLALPPAQGVEAGALGPMPTCSPFPSLNKM; encoded by the coding sequence ATGACCAACACACTTTTTGCCGACTTCAAAGGTGTCGCTTCTCTTTGCTGCTATGCCTTGAACACCCTGTTCTGGGTCATCCCGATCTTTTTCACGGCTTTTCTGAAGTGGGCCGTCCCCCAGGCGGCCTTCCGAAAAGGGTGCGATCATATTTTAAACGCATGCGCCAACAGTTGGATCGCGCTCAACAACCTCAACCAGAAGATATTCGCCGACATATCACTCCAGGTCTTCGGAATGGAGAATCTCCGTGCCCAAAGTTGGTACCTCGTGGTTTCCAACCACCAGACGTGGATCGATATCCTGATCCTCCAGCGGATTTTCCATCGACGGATCCCGTTTCTTAAATTTTTCCTTAAAAAAGAACTCTTCTGGTTTCCCGTCATGGGCCTGGCCTGGTGGGCCCTCGACTTCCCCTTTATGAAACGCTACACGCAAAGTTTTCTGGAAAAGCATCCCCATCTCAAAGGACGGGATCTCGCGGTTACCCGTAAAGCATGCGAAAAGTTCAAGACGATTCCGGTCTCCGTCATGAATTTTGTCGAGGGAACCCGCTTCACCACGCGAAAGCACGAACAGCAGAAATCGCCTTATTGCAACCTCTTGAAGCCCAGGGCCGGGGGTATCGCCTTCGTGATCGGTGCCATGGGGGAATGTCTCGACAGCCTCATCGACGTGACCATCGCTTATCCCGATGGGGCAAGGAGCTTCTGGGATTTTGTTTGTGGCAAGGTCACCGATGTCCGGATCCATGTCAGAACCTTGACCATAACGCCTGAAATGCGCGGCGACTACTTCAACGACGAGAGCTACCAAAAAGCCTTTCAGACCTGGGTCAACGCACTCTGGGCGCAGAAGGACCTATGCATAGAGGAATTGCTTGCCCTGCCCCCTGCCCAAGGCGTCGAGGCCGGGGCCCTTGGCCCCATGCCGACGTGCAGCCCGTTTCCCAGTCTGAACAAGATGTAG
- a CDS encoding YMGG-like glycine zipper-containing protein, with protein MSQTQQRTVSGGLMGAAAGAGVAAIAGGEAGVGALVGAGAGALGGYMLGESRK; from the coding sequence ATGAGCCAGACTCAGCAGCGAACTGTGAGCGGCGGATTGATGGGTGCCGCAGCCGGCGCGGGTGTCGCGGCCATTGCCGGCGGTGAAGCGGGCGTTGGCGCCCTGGTCGGCGCGGGGGCGGGTGCCCTGGGAGGTTACATGCTCGGTGAAAGCCGCAAATAG
- a CDS encoding enoyl-CoA hydratase/isomerase family protein, which translates to MQKVVIEGQGEIALLRLNGGVTNALNPELVEDLGEALRTVERRFRGLVLAGGEKFFSMGLDLPTLIPMERDEFTEFYVAFNRVVLALFTLPMPTCCAIAGHAVAGGTIIALGCDYRFAVSEKKLGLNEIRLGVPVPYLADLILRQIVGDRQATEMIYGGDFLAATDAARFGLVDALHARETLDARAVEKVTAIASHPHKAFIEIKKNRVESIRDRYEQCHIAKNNAFIDCWFSDPVRRLLDAAAQKF; encoded by the coding sequence GTGCAGAAAGTCGTGATAGAAGGCCAAGGGGAGATCGCACTGCTGAGATTGAACGGGGGGGTTACCAATGCCCTCAATCCGGAGCTTGTAGAAGATCTCGGGGAAGCGCTTCGAACCGTCGAGCGAAGGTTCCGCGGGTTGGTGCTGGCCGGAGGAGAGAAATTCTTTTCCATGGGGTTGGATCTTCCGACCCTGATCCCGATGGAACGGGATGAATTTACCGAGTTTTACGTTGCGTTCAATCGAGTTGTGTTGGCTCTTTTCACGCTTCCCATGCCCACCTGCTGCGCCATCGCCGGACATGCGGTCGCCGGGGGAACCATTATCGCCCTGGGCTGTGATTACCGTTTTGCCGTCTCTGAGAAAAAGCTCGGCCTGAATGAGATTCGGTTGGGCGTGCCCGTTCCCTATCTGGCCGACCTGATTCTGAGGCAGATTGTCGGGGACCGTCAGGCCACGGAGATGATCTACGGCGGAGATTTTCTGGCGGCAACCGACGCGGCCCGATTCGGACTCGTGGATGCATTGCACGCTCGGGAAACCCTGGATGCCCGGGCCGTCGAAAAGGTTACGGCCATTGCGTCCCATCCCCACAAGGCTTTTATCGAGATCAAGAAGAACCGGGTGGAATCCATTCGTGACCGATATGAGCAGTGTCACATCGCCAAAAACAATGCCTTTATCGATTGCTGGTTCAGTGACCCGGTTCGACGGTTGCTCGATGCGGCGGCTCAAAAATTTTAG
- the rnmV gene encoding ribonuclease M5: MKIREVIVVEGRGDERAVKAAVDAEVIVTSGYGIAEETFRKIAFARQRKGVIVLTDPDRPGDQIRKRINDRVPGCKNAYLVRRDAIKKNDIGIENATPETIRKALAKAQCVVDAAPDAFTREDLLVHRLFGGRDAARRRETIGRILGIGYANGKQLLKRLNHYGINRREFEGAVDRLTDGGDGSG; this comes from the coding sequence GTGAAAATAAGAGAAGTGATCGTGGTGGAAGGCAGGGGTGACGAGCGGGCCGTAAAGGCGGCGGTTGACGCCGAAGTGATCGTTACGAGCGGATACGGCATTGCCGAGGAAACCTTCCGGAAGATTGCATTTGCCCGACAGCGAAAGGGTGTCATTGTCCTGACGGATCCGGACCGCCCCGGCGACCAGATCCGAAAGCGCATCAACGATCGGGTCCCCGGGTGCAAGAACGCCTATCTCGTTCGACGGGATGCAATTAAAAAGAACGATATCGGGATCGAAAACGCAACGCCCGAGACCATCCGGAAGGCGCTGGCGAAAGCACAATGCGTCGTGGACGCGGCTCCGGACGCTTTCACCCGTGAAGATCTTTTGGTTCACCGTCTTTTCGGGGGCCGGGATGCCGCCCGGCGGCGGGAGACCATCGGCCGTATCCTCGGGATTGGGTATGCCAACGGTAAGCAACTCCTGAAGCGCCTCAATCATTACGGTATCAACCGCCGGGAATTTGAGGGCGCCGTCGATCGATTGACGGATGGAGGAGACGGATCAGGCTGA
- a CDS encoding PQQ-dependent sugar dehydrogenase — MNPKIFLMVVIVLFGFEIPNVQAKTGDVPLERIRMPEGFHIQVFADDIPDARSMVLAPGRTLFVGTRRAGKVYAVRDTDGNFKADEILTVASGLNSPNGVAIHNGDLYVAEIHRVIKFPDIERNLDRIPSPVVVRNDFPKDRSHGWKFIAFGPDGMLYVPVGAPCNICRSRDPRYAALHRMRPDGTGLKIFAEGIRNTVGFDWHPETGELWFTDNGRDRMGDDIPPDELNHAPRKGLHFGYPFQHGKNIPDPEYGGITPPRSLTPPVQELGPHVAALGMRFYTGKQFPAEYRNQILIAEHGSWNRTEPIGYRITRVFLEGNRSAEYEVFAEGWLHQGSVWGRPVDLLVMPDGSILVSDDYGGRIYRIHYRP; from the coding sequence ATGAATCCCAAAATCTTCCTGATGGTGGTTATCGTACTTTTCGGTTTCGAAATCCCGAATGTCCAGGCAAAAACAGGAGACGTGCCGCTGGAGCGGATCCGGATGCCCGAGGGTTTTCATATCCAGGTCTTCGCCGATGATATCCCCGATGCCCGGTCGATGGTGCTGGCCCCGGGCCGCACCCTGTTTGTCGGCACGCGCAGGGCCGGAAAGGTGTATGCCGTTCGCGACACCGACGGGAATTTCAAGGCCGACGAGATTCTCACCGTCGCTTCCGGCCTGAACTCTCCAAACGGCGTGGCAATTCACAACGGCGACCTCTATGTGGCGGAAATCCACAGGGTCATCAAGTTCCCGGATATCGAACGGAACCTCGACCGGATTCCCTCCCCCGTCGTCGTGCGGAACGACTTTCCAAAGGACCGCAGCCATGGATGGAAATTCATCGCTTTCGGTCCCGACGGCATGCTCTATGTCCCGGTCGGTGCACCCTGCAATATCTGCCGAAGCCGAGACCCACGGTATGCCGCTCTTCACCGCATGAGGCCCGACGGCACAGGCCTGAAAATCTTTGCCGAAGGCATTCGCAACACCGTGGGATTCGACTGGCATCCGGAGACCGGAGAGCTTTGGTTCACGGACAACGGCCGAGATCGCATGGGAGACGATATCCCTCCGGACGAACTCAATCACGCGCCCCGAAAAGGGCTTCATTTCGGCTACCCCTTCCAACACGGCAAAAATATTCCGGATCCGGAATACGGCGGGATCACCCCCCCGCGTTCGCTCACGCCGCCGGTCCAGGAACTGGGACCTCATGTGGCGGCCCTGGGAATGCGGTTTTACACCGGCAAACAATTCCCGGCGGAATATCGCAATCAGATTCTCATCGCTGAACATGGGTCATGGAACCGAACCGAACCCATCGGCTACCGGATCACCCGGGTGTTTCTGGAGGGCAATCGATCGGCGGAATACGAGGTGTTTGCCGAGGGTTGGCTTCACCAGGGAAGCGTATGGGGACGGCCTGTGGATCTATTGGTTATGCCTGACGGCTCCATTTTGGTCTCGGATGACTACGGCGGAAGAATTTACCGCATCCATTACCGTCCATAA
- a CDS encoding inorganic phosphate transporter, translated as MELYLFALIVLFAIAVADLIVGVSNDAVNFLNSSVGSRVAPRTTIMIIASLGILAGVTFSSGMMEVARKGIFHPQYFLMPELITIFIAVMITDILLLDLFNTFGMPTSTTVSIVFELLGAAIAVSIFKISQNGQALLSLGDYINTGKALAIISGILLSVGIAFVCGVAAQFTTRLIFTFDFAPRLRRYGGLWGGMALSMITYFILIKGAKGASFMTADAVAWINTHTWTILGAGFIFFTILFQVVILTTRINILKPIVLAGTFALAMAFAANDLVNFIGVPLAGFHAFTLAKATAAPLTTPMAALQAKVHTSTLFLLGAGAIMVVTLWLSRKARTVTQTEIRLGRQEEGLERFDSSHLSRVMVRMVTGLFEGGRKLCPIAVRRWMRDRLDAEDYLPAPGYDGKTPEFDLLRASVNLMVASALISWATSMKLPLSTTYVTFMVAMGTSLADQAWGLESAVYRVTGVLAVIGGWFFTALMAFTVSLVFAFALAYLDGIALVGLLALVAFIIFRNFKIHATREKADREIQRLDLKRVTDIHFAVRTCFEHSGGFLEKVSGDISTCFDGILAQDRKRLKQLRHETSKLQRWSNIIVANIFKTLRLTQQADLRDAGKYASVILALQEITESMRDLILRCHVHTANQHSGLLPSQKEELSDVRRHAEALLRDAADMLLARKAFVYREIAAHYVNLKETLDDLDRKQIERIRSGASKTRLSILFYGINNAVLKISEQVLHLLTIFDKTLTLKENAEVDAGNGPSPAGQA; from the coding sequence ATGGAGCTCTATCTTTTCGCCCTGATCGTCCTGTTTGCCATCGCGGTCGCAGACCTGATCGTCGGAGTCAGCAATGACGCCGTCAACTTTCTCAATTCATCCGTGGGATCCCGTGTGGCCCCCAGAACCACTATCATGATCATCGCGAGCCTGGGAATTCTGGCCGGGGTAACCTTTTCCAGCGGCATGATGGAGGTCGCCCGAAAAGGGATCTTTCACCCCCAGTATTTTCTCATGCCTGAGTTGATTACCATTTTTATCGCCGTCATGATTACCGACATTCTGCTGCTGGATCTCTTCAACACCTTCGGCATGCCGACATCCACCACCGTCTCCATCGTGTTCGAGCTGCTCGGCGCGGCCATCGCCGTATCCATTTTCAAAATCTCACAGAACGGACAAGCCTTGTTGAGCCTGGGCGATTACATCAACACCGGCAAAGCGCTAGCCATAATCTCCGGCATTCTGCTGTCGGTGGGCATTGCCTTTGTTTGCGGGGTCGCGGCCCAATTCACGACGCGGCTGATCTTCACCTTCGACTTCGCACCCCGGCTCCGCCGCTACGGCGGACTCTGGGGCGGCATGGCGCTCTCCATGATCACCTACTTCATTCTGATCAAAGGCGCCAAAGGCGCTTCTTTCATGACCGCCGACGCCGTTGCCTGGATCAACACCCACACATGGACGATCCTGGGCGCGGGTTTCATATTTTTCACGATCTTGTTCCAAGTGGTTATCCTGACGACCCGGATCAATATCCTCAAGCCCATCGTGCTGGCCGGCACCTTCGCTCTCGCCATGGCCTTCGCCGCCAACGACCTTGTCAATTTCATCGGGGTCCCGTTGGCCGGCTTTCACGCCTTCACACTGGCCAAGGCCACCGCCGCCCCCCTCACAACGCCCATGGCGGCGCTCCAAGCCAAGGTACATACCAGCACCCTATTTTTGCTGGGTGCGGGCGCCATTATGGTCGTCACCCTATGGCTGTCCCGAAAAGCCCGCACCGTTACACAAACCGAGATAAGATTGGGTCGACAGGAGGAGGGGCTCGAGCGCTTTGATTCGTCCCATCTCTCCCGGGTCATGGTCCGCATGGTCACAGGTCTTTTCGAAGGCGGCCGGAAACTCTGCCCCATCGCCGTGCGCCGATGGATGCGGGACCGGCTGGACGCCGAAGATTATCTGCCCGCGCCGGGTTACGACGGCAAAACCCCCGAATTCGACCTGCTGCGCGCCAGCGTCAACCTGATGGTGGCCAGTGCGCTCATCTCCTGGGCTACCAGCATGAAGCTTCCGCTTTCCACCACCTACGTGACCTTCATGGTGGCCATGGGCACCTCACTGGCCGATCAGGCCTGGGGCCTGGAGAGCGCCGTCTATCGGGTCACCGGCGTGCTCGCGGTTATCGGCGGATGGTTCTTCACCGCTCTCATGGCCTTTACCGTGTCTCTGGTCTTCGCTTTTGCCCTCGCCTATCTTGACGGCATCGCCCTTGTCGGCCTCCTGGCCTTGGTGGCTTTCATTATTTTCCGAAATTTCAAGATCCACGCCACCAGGGAAAAGGCGGATCGGGAGATCCAACGCCTCGACCTGAAACGGGTTACGGACATCCATTTCGCCGTTCGTACCTGTTTTGAACACAGCGGCGGCTTTTTGGAAAAGGTTTCAGGCGATATTTCCACCTGTTTTGACGGAATTCTCGCCCAGGACCGTAAACGACTGAAACAACTGCGCCACGAAACCAGCAAGCTCCAGAGGTGGTCCAACATCATCGTGGCCAACATCTTCAAGACCCTTCGGCTGACCCAGCAAGCAGACCTGCGAGATGCGGGCAAATACGCCAGTGTCATTCTGGCGCTCCAGGAAATCACCGAAAGCATGCGGGACCTGATCCTGAGATGCCACGTCCATACGGCCAACCAGCATTCCGGCCTCCTGCCGTCCCAAAAGGAGGAACTGTCCGATGTCCGGCGCCATGCGGAGGCCCTGCTCCGGGATGCCGCCGACATGCTGCTCGCCCGGAAGGCCTTCGTCTACAGGGAGATAGCGGCTCATTACGTCAACCTGAAAGAGACATTGGACGACCTGGACCGAAAACAGATCGAGCGTATTCGCAGCGGAGCATCCAAGACGCGCCTCTCCATCCTGTTTTATGGGATCAACAACGCCGTGCTCAAGATCAGCGAACAGGTACTCCACCTGCTCACCATTTTTGACAAGACGCTCACATTGAAGGAAAATGCAGAGGTCGACGCCGGAAATGGGCCTTCACCCGCCGGCCAGGCATGA
- a CDS encoding cation:proton antiporter, translating to MFDIAVACLVLTAVLAYFNHRFIGLPTTIGVMTIALVLSLVIVGLDRLGISALHDYEVSFLAAIDFSDVLMEGMLSLLLFAGALHVDLGSLSEFRWSVGLLAIAGTVSSAAIIGFGLWHLLPLTGIPLPLPYCLIFGALISPTDPVAVMGIMKSAGAPKNLEVVIMGESLFNDGIGVVLFSILLGFLAGNTPPTLTDGILLIIREAGGGILFGLTLGSLTYIMLKSIDNYQVEVLITLAAVMGGYALASRLHVSGPLAMVVTGLFIGNHGRRLAMSDRTRENLDTFWELIDEILNMLLFMLIGLEVILISFSVNLLIAIQIVIVLTLLARLFTVGMPTGLFGEQFRLPRGSWKVLTWGGLRGGISVALALSLPHGPAREVVLALTYSVVIFSILGQGLTIGSLARKVVPAHRAG from the coding sequence ATGTTTGATATAGCGGTGGCATGTCTGGTGCTCACGGCCGTCCTGGCGTATTTCAACCACAGGTTCATCGGACTGCCGACTACCATCGGCGTCATGACCATCGCCCTGGTCCTGTCGCTCGTCATTGTCGGCCTGGACCGGCTGGGCATCAGTGCCCTGCACGATTATGAGGTCTCTTTTCTCGCCGCCATCGATTTTTCAGACGTGCTGATGGAGGGAATGCTCTCTCTCCTCCTGTTCGCCGGAGCACTCCACGTCGACCTCGGCAGTCTGAGCGAATTCAGGTGGTCAGTTGGACTTTTGGCAATAGCAGGCACGGTTTCCTCAGCGGCGATAATCGGATTCGGACTGTGGCACCTCCTGCCCCTGACGGGCATCCCTCTGCCCCTCCCCTACTGTCTGATCTTCGGCGCGCTCATCTCCCCTACCGACCCGGTTGCAGTCATGGGGATTATGAAATCGGCGGGAGCCCCGAAAAATCTCGAGGTTGTCATCATGGGAGAATCCCTGTTCAACGACGGTATCGGCGTTGTCCTGTTTTCCATTCTCCTGGGCTTTCTCGCCGGAAATACACCGCCAACCCTGACGGATGGAATACTCCTTATCATTCGGGAGGCCGGCGGAGGCATCCTTTTCGGATTAACCTTGGGATCGCTCACCTATATTATGCTGAAGAGTATCGACAACTACCAAGTCGAAGTGCTGATCACCCTCGCCGCGGTGATGGGCGGCTACGCCCTGGCCAGTCGGCTTCATGTCTCGGGACCCCTGGCGATGGTGGTTACGGGGCTTTTCATCGGTAACCACGGCCGTCGGCTGGCAATGTCGGACAGGACGAGAGAGAACCTCGACACCTTCTGGGAGTTGATCGATGAAATACTCAACATGCTGCTGTTCATGCTGATCGGGCTGGAGGTGATTCTCATTTCCTTCTCGGTCAACCTACTGATCGCAATACAGATCGTCATCGTGCTGACGCTCCTCGCACGCCTTTTCACCGTGGGAATGCCGACAGGTCTCTTCGGCGAGCAGTTCCGCCTGCCCCGCGGATCCTGGAAGGTCCTCACTTGGGGCGGACTTCGGGGCGGAATATCGGTGGCGCTGGCACTCTCCCTGCCGCACGGTCCGGCTCGGGAAGTGGTGCTGGCACTAACCTATTCGGTAGTAATCTTTTCAATTCTCGGCCAGGGGCTTACCATCGGCTCCCTTGCCCGAAAGGTTGTTCCAGCCCATCGGGCAGGCTGA
- a CDS encoding osmoprotectant NAGGN system M42 family peptidase — MELIDIDKEYLFGTLTSLLNIPSPAGYTDQVVHFVGQELQRLEIPFIVTRRGAIRATLSGGRETFLRAVSVHLDTLGAMVRDLKDNGRLTLSPIGTWSSRFAEGARVTIFTEKGPFRGTVLPLKASGHTFGDEVDRVPVSWNHIEVRIDHRSRSQKDLIDAGFNVGDFVSFDSTPEITPNGFLNARHLDDKAGVALVLAAVQALRKYDVAIPVPAHLLLTISEEVGVGASAVLCGDVAEMVVVDNATVAPGQNSWEFGVTIGMMDAAGPFDYHLTRKLIGLCRDNGIEYSRDVFRHYRSDSASAIEAGNDTRTALVGFGVDGSHGYERTHESSLISVAQLIGLYLQSPPTFARDKDGVSTLNGFPHQPKRDIIQIEV, encoded by the coding sequence ATGGAACTGATCGACATCGACAAGGAATACCTGTTCGGGACCCTGACATCACTGCTCAACATCCCCAGCCCCGCCGGATACACCGATCAGGTCGTGCACTTCGTGGGACAGGAACTGCAGCGACTTGAGATCCCTTTTATCGTGACCCGCAGAGGCGCCATCCGCGCCACCCTGTCCGGCGGCCGGGAAACCTTTCTCCGTGCCGTCTCCGTCCATCTCGACACCCTGGGCGCCATGGTGCGAGATCTCAAAGACAATGGGCGATTGACCTTGTCGCCCATCGGTACATGGTCGAGCCGATTTGCCGAAGGGGCCCGTGTGACGATCTTTACCGAGAAAGGGCCCTTTCGCGGCACGGTGCTGCCGCTGAAGGCCTCCGGCCACACCTTCGGCGATGAGGTGGACCGTGTGCCGGTGAGTTGGAACCACATCGAGGTGCGCATCGATCATCGGAGTCGATCCCAGAAGGATCTCATCGACGCCGGATTCAACGTGGGCGATTTCGTTTCCTTTGACAGCACCCCTGAAATCACCCCCAACGGCTTCCTGAACGCCAGGCACCTGGACGACAAGGCCGGAGTTGCTCTGGTACTCGCCGCCGTTCAAGCCCTTCGAAAATACGACGTGGCTATCCCCGTTCCGGCGCATCTGCTTCTCACCATTTCCGAGGAAGTCGGCGTCGGCGCATCCGCGGTATTGTGCGGCGACGTTGCCGAGATGGTCGTCGTCGACAATGCTACGGTGGCGCCGGGTCAAAACTCATGGGAATTCGGCGTGACCATCGGCATGATGGACGCGGCCGGTCCTTTTGACTATCACCTCACCCGAAAGCTGATCGGACTTTGCCGGGACAACGGCATCGAATACAGCCGTGACGTATTTCGACACTACCGCAGCGATTCCGCATCGGCCATCGAGGCCGGAAACGATACCCGGACCGCGTTGGTCGGGTTCGGAGTGGACGGCTCCCATGGATATGAACGGACCCATGAATCCTCCCTTATATCCGTGGCGCAGCTGATCGGCCTCTACCTCCAGAGCCCGCCGACATTTGCCCGCGACAAGGACGGGGTGTCGACGTTAAACGGTTTCCCCCACCAGCCGAAGCGAGACATCATCCAGATCGAGGTCTGA
- the ngg gene encoding N-acetylglutaminylglutamine synthetase, giving the protein MRKNYDMRYRLERSSSLSTRSWQKPVGPRSQKMRSNVAIDMGWGRLIFGQTFKTIESLANAVRAEEEDCRDIAFYIRDPHVMLSMAPTELFLDPSHAYRIWSHDYRHSGVHWKAFNIRRLSSGEDAAAVNDLYASRGMVRCDADFMLDRHATKLRTYFVAEAQSDGRIIGTVTGVDHVEAFNDPENGASLWCLAVDPQANAPGVGEALVRHLLEHYFTRGRSYVDLSVMHDNEGAIRLYEKLGFQRVPIFCIKRKNPINEPLYTVPVSEEMLNPYARIIIDEAHRRGIDVEILDAPYGYFKLKSGGRAVVCRESLSELTSAIAMSRCDDKRVTHRVLAKAGLKVPVQYINELPPSKPEKQWVVKPARGEQGAGISVDVRTRAELERAVSLAQEECQDYIVEEFIEGRDLRIIVIDYTMVAAAVRKPPLITGDGRHTIEALIEKYSRRRAAATGGESHVPMDDETLRCLKMEGYGRADILPEGRTIQVRKTANLHTGGTIHDVTARLHPALSSAAVDAAAALDIPVTGLDFIVPDVTGPRYHIIEANERPGLANHEPQPTARKFIDLLFPQTITQRQPRNLQ; this is encoded by the coding sequence ATGCGAAAAAATTATGATATGCGATATCGACTGGAACGGTCTTCGAGTCTTTCGACGAGAAGCTGGCAAAAACCCGTCGGCCCCCGATCTCAGAAAATGCGTTCCAATGTGGCCATAGACATGGGCTGGGGTCGCCTCATTTTCGGGCAGACCTTCAAGACCATCGAAAGTCTTGCCAACGCCGTGAGGGCAGAGGAAGAAGACTGCAGGGACATCGCCTTCTACATCCGAGATCCTCATGTGATGCTCTCAATGGCACCGACGGAACTGTTTCTCGATCCCTCCCATGCCTACCGGATCTGGTCCCATGATTACCGACACAGCGGGGTCCACTGGAAGGCTTTCAACATCAGAAGATTGAGCAGCGGAGAAGACGCCGCAGCCGTGAACGATCTTTACGCTTCCCGGGGAATGGTTCGATGCGACGCCGATTTCATGCTGGATCGTCATGCCACGAAACTGAGGACCTATTTCGTGGCCGAAGCCCAATCAGACGGCCGAATCATCGGCACCGTGACGGGCGTCGACCACGTGGAGGCCTTTAACGATCCTGAAAACGGCGCCAGTCTGTGGTGTCTGGCAGTCGATCCTCAAGCCAACGCCCCCGGCGTAGGCGAAGCGTTGGTGCGGCATCTGCTCGAGCATTACTTCACCCGGGGACGCTCCTACGTCGATCTTTCGGTGATGCACGATAACGAGGGCGCCATAAGACTTTACGAAAAGCTCGGCTTTCAGCGGGTCCCGATTTTCTGCATCAAGCGCAAGAATCCCATAAACGAACCGCTTTACACCGTACCGGTGTCCGAAGAGATGCTCAACCCTTATGCGCGGATAATCATTGACGAGGCACATCGCCGCGGCATCGACGTGGAGATTCTGGATGCGCCTTACGGTTATTTCAAATTGAAAAGCGGAGGCCGAGCCGTTGTCTGCCGGGAGTCCCTCTCGGAACTGACATCCGCTATCGCCATGAGCCGTTGCGACGATAAGCGGGTAACCCATCGCGTCCTCGCCAAAGCCGGCCTTAAGGTGCCCGTTCAATATATCAACGAACTCCCCCCTTCCAAACCCGAAAAGCAGTGGGTCGTCAAACCCGCTCGGGGGGAGCAGGGGGCCGGGATCAGCGTCGATGTGAGGACCCGGGCGGAACTGGAGCGCGCCGTGTCATTGGCCCAGGAAGAGTGCCAGGATTACATCGTCGAGGAATTCATCGAGGGGCGCGACCTGAGGATCATCGTCATCGACTATACCATGGTAGCAGCAGCCGTTCGCAAACCGCCCCTGATCACGGGTGACGGCCGTCACACCATCGAAGCGCTGATCGAAAAATACAGTCGTCGCCGTGCCGCCGCCACAGGCGGCGAAAGCCATGTGCCCATGGATGACGAAACCTTGCGGTGCCTCAAAATGGAAGGGTACGGGCGGGCGGACATCCTTCCCGAGGGTCGGACGATCCAGGTGAGGAAAACCGCCAATCTGCATACCGGAGGCACCATCCACGACGTCACGGCAAGGCTGCATCCGGCATTGTCGTCAGCGGCCGTCGATGCGGCTGCAGCGCTCGACATTCCGGTCACCGGCCTCGATTTTATCGTGCCCGACGTCACCGGGCCCCGATACCATATTATCGAAGCCAATGAGCGGCCCGGCCTGGCCAACCATGAGCCTCAGCCGACAGCGCGGAAATTCATCGATCTGCTGTTTCCTCAAACCATCACCCAGAGACAACCCCGAAACCTCCAATAA